The DNA region CGTGGCTGAATCTGACCGCGTCATTTGCGACATCGAGAACCGAACAGCACGACAGACGCCCTGATTCGGCTTCTCAAGGTAGCTATCTGGGCACGTTGGGGAATGAAAGCTGGGTAAGCTATAAAGATCAGCTCGCGGAGGTCAGTAACGAAAGCCAGTTCACCACCGGCCCGCTCGACCATAAGCTGCTGGTCGGGATGCGTTGGCACCAGCATAAGCGCGACACGCTGATCTACTATCCATCTGGTAAGAATAACGCCGAGTATAACTACGGCTATTTCCAGCCTTACTACATGCCGGCTGGTGAGCAGGAAACGCGTAGTTTGTATGTGCAGGACGCTGTGACGCTGGGCAGCGTGACCATCACGCCGGGCGTGCGCTATGACCATGTGACGAATACGGGGAAACCCAATGCTGCGCCACGTTATAACAGCAGCATTCCGGCCGCTGGACATGACTACAGCAGCGTGACCTATACCGGCTGGTCACCGCGCATTGGTGCATTGTGGAAAGCGACGGATAATCTGTCTCTGTTTGCCGATGCCAGCCGAACCTGGCGCGCACCTGTCGTTGATGAGCAGTATGAAGTGCAATCTGCGGCATCCAGCGTGCCGGGAACCAGCCGTAATCTGGAAGTGGAAAGCATTAAAGCATTTCGTCTGGGCGCGATTCTGGACTTCAATAACCTGATGCTGGAAGAAGACAGCCTGCAAATTCGTACCACGCTGTTCCGTAACCGCGGTAAAAACGAAATTTTCTACCGTCGCGGTATCCTGTGTGAAGCGCAGACGCAGAGTGGCACGTCATCATCATGCGGGCAACCGCTCTCTAACTACCGTAATCTGCCGGGCTATACCATTGAAGGGGTTGAGATTGAATCCTTCTACGACAGCCGCTGGCTGTTTGGCAGCCTGTCTTTCTCCTCGATTCGCGGCGAGCGCGATGCGTCACCACGTAACCCGTGGGGCAATAAAACCTGGATTGCTGAAATTCCGCCTACCACAGCACACGCCACGCTGGGCACCAAAATTCCGAGTCTGGATATGGCCGTAGGCTGGACGGGGGACTTTGTGCGTAAACAGGATCGTTCACCTGCCGATGGCGATCCACAGGCTGATATTTGGTCGTTGCCGAAGAGTAAGGGATACGTGCTGCATGGTTTGTTCGCCAGTTGGCAGCCGCAGACAATAAAAGGATTTGAGGCGCGTGTGACGGTCGATAACCTGCTGAATACCGATTACTACCCGTATCTGGGCGAATCGGTGTCCGGCGTGGGACGTAACGTGAAAATCAGCGTGTTACAGCGTTTCTAATCGCCCGCTCGGGGCGGATATCATGTCCGCCCCGTAAAAAAAGGGATGTTGCAGGGGCGTAATGCAGATTCAGCAAATTTGAATAATTTTCGTTTCGGAACTTGACAGTCAGAGGGAAAAAACATAAATAAGAACGATTATCATTCTTATGTTTAAATAGTGCTCTGGGGTAAAGTTCGATGGTGAGGAAAGCGACGGCCAGCGTTAATGACTTTGCCCAGCAGCTCTATTTCGATCACCACCGCTGGTTGTGTACCTGGCTGCGCCATAAACTGGACTGCGCCCAACATGCGGAAGACCTGGCACAGGACACGTTCCTTAGCGTGCTGATGAACCCGGAACTGCTCACGATTCGCCAGCCGCGCCCGTTTTTGGCTACCGTGGCACGCCGTTTGGTCGCCAATCATTATCGTCGTAAAAAGATTGAAGATGCCTATCTGGACGTGCTGAGCACGCAGCCGGATGCCTGTATGCCATCCCCGGAAACGCGTCTGCTTACCCTCGAAATTCTTGAACAGCTTGATGCTGCATTGGATGGCCTGCCAGCACCAGTCAGAGAAGCGTTTCTGCTAGCGCACCTCCACGGTATGCGCTACAGCGATATTGCCGAACGCTTGCGGGTTTCCAGCAGTTCAGTGAAACAGTATCTGCAACGCGCCAATCTCCAGTGTTTCTTTGCGCTGCCGCTATGAACGATCGCACTTTTTATCGTGACAGACAAGGTCAGCCGATTCAGCCAGACAGCGCGCGTGAAGCCGTGGCGTGGCTGACGCAACTGATGTCCGACAGCGTCACGGAACAGGATCGTCGCGAGTGGCAGCGTTGGCGGGAAGCCTCGCCGGATAACGAACAGGCGTGGCTGCATATCGAATCCGTATGTGCCAATCTGGGTCAGCTTAACGCGCGAGCGGCACACCAGAGCCTGTCGACGCTTAATGGTATGCAGCGCCGCAGCGTACTTAAAGCGTTGGCGGCGCTTTGTCTGACCGGAGGCGCTGGCGTGGCTGGATCGCGCACTGATCTCTGGCAGTCGTTGACGGCGGATTACCAGACGCAGGTGGGCGAACAGCGCCATGCGGTATTGGATGATGGCACGACGCTGCTGCTAAATACGCAGACGGCGCTGAATGTGGCCTACGGTGACGATCTGCGCCAGATCGCGTTGATTCGTGGTGAAGTTATGATCGAAACCGGTCAGGCGGAGAAGACCGCGTTGTATCCGCGTCCTTTTATTGTGACGACGGCACAGGGAACAGTGCAGGCGCTGGGGACGCGTTTCAGCCTGCGAGCGCAGGATGATCACACACAGGTCGCAGTATATGATGGTGCGGTAAGGCTTCATCCGCAGCAGAACGGTCAGGATGTACAGGTGGTGAAAAGCGGACAAACTGCGACGTTCACTACGCAGGGCTGCGGCCAGATAGAGACAGCGAAGGCTGAGCCTGCCTGGGTGAAAGGACAACTGCTGGCGGATAATCAGCGTCTGGTGGACTTTGTTGATGAACTGAGCCGCTACCGCAGCGGTGTCATTCGTTGCCAGCCACAGGTGGAGAACCTACGGTTTTCCGGCGTATTTCCGTTATCGGATACCGATAATATTTTAGCGGCGCTGGCGGAGGCGCTTCCTGTACAGGTGCGTTATTTCTCTCGCTACTGGGTTCAGATCGCTGCGCGATAAAATATCCTGTCAAAATGGAATAACATTACTGTTTATGCTGTTTTCACTTTTTTTCTGCCCGATCCTCATCGCTGAACGACCTATCATTATCTCGGTTGATTGTTTTATACCTAACGATGTGATGAAGAACGCATGATGATCTCCTCGGAAACCCATTCATTGAGAGTGCAGCCTCTGTCTCCACGGCAAGGGGCTGTAGGCTAATGGCTGCACAGACGCTGAAATACAATACGGCTCAGCCTGCAACGACGGTTCGTTGGGGGAGCGGCTGGCTGTTAGCAGTGGCGCTACACGCAGGGCTGATTGTCTGGATTAGCTACCATGCGCTTGATTCCTCCATTGAAGCGCCGCCGCCCGCCATGATGTTAATGGTAGCGGATAGCGTGCAATCGACGTCCAGCCCTCAGGATGCACCTGTTGGCCCACAGCAGACGCTGTCCACACCGCAAGAATCGGCGGCTCAACCGGAAAAAATGACGCCGGAGGTGCCGTTGCTCGCGCCTGCACCAAAGCCAGTGATTGCCACGGCGCAAAAGGAAAAGCCACAGCCGCAGAAAAAAGTGCAGAAAAAAATGGAAAAGCCAGTGCAGGAGACGACGCCACAGGAACAAGTTGCACCGTCGGAAAAACCGCCCGCCCCCGTCACCAGCGCACCGCTGCCGGGCAGCAGCCAGCAAGTCGCTGCGCCGTATAACAGCGATGCCGCGCAGATGCGCAAAGGGGTTGCGGACTGGAGCAGCCAGTTGCTGGCACACCTGAGCCGCTATAAACGTTATCCGGCGCAGGCGGTGCGGCAGCGATTACAGGGCGTCACCCAAATTCGCGTGACGTTGGATCGGTCAGGGAATGTGCTGGCTGTCTCGTTAGCCAGCAGCAGCGGCGTGGTGCCGCTGGATAAGGAGTCTGTCGCTTTGCCGCAGCGTGCTCAGCCACTTCCGGCTCCACCCGCAGAGGTGATTGGGGATAATGCGCAACTCAGCATCACCATCCCCATTAGCTTCGATTTACGAGAAGTGCGCCGCTAGCGGGTTTCTATTCGCGCGGCGTGTGCGCATCATAGCCTGCATAAAAAAACCGAATCGCGTAAGGGTTGCCTTGTTCAGTAAAGAACTCGGCGACTCTCTCCCGCTCCAGCCCGTAGCGGCGTGATAATAACCCTGCCTCGAAGGCTGCCTGCTGGCGGTCACCTTTGGTTTCCGCCAGATTGTGAGCATAGCCACAGATATAGCCGCGCCGATAGTCGTAGCAGTACGGGTTAATGTCGTTGGTGGATTTTGGGTTGGCCGATCTTAACCCCGCGAGGACGCCCCGCTCAAAATGGTTTCCCATGATAATGCTCCGCAAATGATCGTTATATGGTAAATAATATAACGCTTATTTATCACTCACCAGATCTGTTGAAAAATATTCCTGAATCCGTCGTGCGCGGTCTTTTCCTGAGCAAGATGTATATACTATTAGCCTGCTCGCCGAACGGGCTATTGAGCTGCGACTGATGAGCACTCTGGGAATCGCTAGTGTACGGAATGGTTAATAAGGAATAACAGCATGACGCACCCGCAAGACGTTTCTTTGGCGATTGGTATCGATCTGGGCACGACGAACAGCCTGATTAGCGTCTGGCAGAATGGCGAGGCGCGCTTGATACCGAATGCGCTGAATGAGAACTTCACTCCTTCGGCTGTCAGTCTTGATGAAGACGGCAGTATTTTGGTCGGTAAACCCGCGATTTCCCGTTTAACGACGCACCCGCAGGTGTCGGCATCGCTGTTTAAACGCTACATGGGAAGCAAGAAAACCTTCCGGCTTGGGGATAAAACGTTCTCTCCCGCTGAGCTGTCAGCCATGGTGTTGAAATCGCTCAAAGCCGATGCGGAAAGTTACCTTGGGCACCCCATCAAGGATGTGGTGATCTCAGTGCCCGCTTATTTCAGTGATGAACAGCGTAAGCAGACGCGTTTTGCGGCGGAGCTGGCGGAATTGAATGCGGTTCGCTTAATCAATGAACCCACTGCCGCTTCTATGGCTTACGGCTTACACACGCAGGAGCTCGGGCGCACGCTGGTCTTCGACTTAGGCGGCGGCACCTTCGACGTTAGCGTGTTGGAATACGCGTTTCCGCTGATCGAAGTACACAGCTCGGCGGGCGATAACTATCTGGGGGAGAAGATTTCACGCAGGCGATGGTCAATACCTGTCTGAAAACCTGGAAGCTTGAGGCGTCGGAGATTCCAGCGACGGATCTGGCACGCCTTTACAGCCAGACTGAGAGGCTGAAATGTCAGCCCGGCTTTCCTTCTCAATCGAATGAGCTGGAGTGGCACTGGCGCGATGAAGCGTGGCGCATCGTGCTGGATAGCGACGAGATTGAAGCGGCCTGGCTACCGCTCATGAACCGCATTCGTGCACCGATAGAACAGGCGCTGCATGATGCGCGCCTGAAGCCCGAGCAGCTAGACCATGTGGTGCTGGTCGGCGGGCATCGAAGATGTCGATTATCCAGAAGCTGGTGGTCAGGCTGTTTGGCAAATTACCTTACCAGCATCTGGATGCAGATACCGTTGTCGCCAAGGGCGCTGCGGTACAGGCTGCCTGTCGACTACGCGATCAGGATATCGAAGAAGTGATTCTGACAGATGTGTGTCCGTATACTCTTGGGATTAAGACCAGCAGCGATAAGCAAGACGGCTTATTTTCCCCGATACTGGAGCGCAATACGGTGGTGCCGACCTCACGGGTTGAGACATTTTCTACAGGTTCACCCGGACAGGACAACATCTGTATCGCGATCTATCAAGGGGAAAGCCCTTACGTCAATAACAACGTGTTTATTGATGAATTCACCATGCGGATAAAGGCGAAATCGTATAAGCAATCCATTGAAGTACGTTTTAGTTATGACATCAATGGGTTACTGGAAGTTGACGTTAACTTGCCGGACAGCGGTGATAACTTCACGAAGGTGATCGATCGCAGTCCTACGGGGCTAAGTACCGAGCAACAACAGAAAAGCCGCCAGAAACTGCAATCTTTGAAGATTCATCCCAGAGACAATCTGCTGAACCGTACCCTGCTGGCTAGGCTGGAAAAAGCCTGGGCGCAAACGCGTTTGGAAGAGAGGGAACGGATTGGCTTCTGGCTGCGTGACTTTGAGCAGGTACTGGAAGAGCAATATGCCCCCGCCATTGACGAAACGCGGCAGCGTATTGAGCAATATCTGGATCAGATTTATTGAGGCTTGGGCGGCACGTACCGTGCCGCCCGACTCATTCTCGTCACGTTGACGGGGTTGCGGCGCTGGCTTTCTTACTGGCCGGCGGTGGCCCGAATTGATTCCAGCGGTTAAGGCTTGGGGCTAACAGAGGAAGCAGCAGAAATATCGGTATCAGGATGCTGAAGACACTCATCGCCCACGGCGTACTGGAGCCGATATCGTTATAGCGTCGACGTGCGGCGATCAGCAGATTGAGCACCATGAGCACCAGTAACAGCCCTTCAATATACGCCGGTGGCGAGCCTATCCAGTCACTCGCGCGATAGAGAAAATAGCTTCCTACTCCGCCTTGCATCAGGAAACCGACGCGGCCAATGCGCGCCTTCGTGCGCCAGAACTGCCACCAGTAGCTTTTTTTAGCCTGTGGCGCTTTGAACTGACGTTCACGCCGATCGGCACATTGTAGCAATACCTTTGCCACGACTCTCAGCATGGCATCTTCGTGTGGATAGGACACATGCTCGGCTAAGAAACTCTGATCGCTGTTATCGAACAGGAAGGTGTCATTCTGTGCACAGCTCTGAATCAGCTTGCCGATGAGGGTGACCCGCTTGTCATCGGAGAGCTGCTTTAGCTGTTTTTCCAGTTGATCGGAACCTTCGATCAAGGCCGTGCGGATCGCCTCTTCCTGCTCCAGTTCCACGGGAATCGCGGCCAACTGTTCAAGGTGTTTCCCGGCCTGCTCTTCTTCGCCCACGAGGGCATAAAACGCGTGGAAAAAGATCTGGTAGATGATGGGCGATTCCGCCAGTGCCGTCTGCCAGTGTTCATCGTTAAGATAAAAATGGCTGGCGGCGAACTCGCTGTAAGTTTCCCCGCTGCTGAGATATTCCTCGATAGAAACAGGGAAATTCATCCAGCAGTGATAGTGCAGCGGGTCGGTGAGATCGAGCTGTTTTTTCAACGGCGTAATCGTATCGCCATCACGGCACTCTGCCTTGCGAAAGAGCCGAGAGAGTGAATGTGCTGGGTGGGTTAACGCCAGTTCGGGCAGCACCGACTGACGCGGTAAACCCAGACAAGATGCTGGATCGGTCATCATTAATGCGATCAGCATCGCTTGTCTCAGTTCCTCTTTGGCACTGAGATCGTGCGGTTTATCGCCCCCTTGCGGCACCAGAGACGCATCGCACTGGTAGCGTGCGGACAGCTCGACCAGACAATCGTTGATCGGGTCGATTTCCTCCGTATGTATGCCACTGCTGTACAGCTTGTTCAACTGATTCAGCGACAGCGGACGCCATTGTCGCAGCCAGGTTTGCGCCTGTAGCCAGGCGAACGATTTCTGGTTAGTGAATGCGCTGGGCAGGGCGTCTTCTGACGGCGAATATAGCCATTCCGTGAAAGCATGAATCGCACCAGCCGTGTCCAGCCAGGCTAAACGCTGTGTCGCCTGAAACTGTAATCCCTGTAAGATCAGCGCATACAGCGGCTCGTCGGGCAACGGTTGTGCCAGAATGTCCTGCAACAGACGCTCATTACCCACGGTTAACATACTGGCGTGCCAATACAGGCGATCCTGAATCGCGTCCCCGCTGTGTTGCAGCAGATGCTGATAGATGCTCTGACGATCCTGTTTTCCCAGCTTCCAGAGGGCGTAGCTTTTCGGCATGGGCGACAGCGGCAGTTTCAGCGCTTCTCCCCAGCGTATCAGCATTTGGGTGTTGTGCTGAGAAATGAAGAAACGCTGGCGCGGATCGTCCAGTGTGAGTCCCGTCAGGTCCGGCGCTGGCGTGGTGTTGAAGGACTGAATCAGCAGGGGAAGCGCATCCGGCTGATGTTGCTTACACCAGTCGATCAGCCACTGTTCCGCCTGTGCATGGTGGGTTTGCTGATAAAGCGTCAACCACAGCGTAAAGGCCTGCTCACTCTCTCCGGTAAGCGAACAGAGGCTGGCGCTGAGTTCGAACCATTCCGCGTCGTTCGGAGCCGCATCCAACTGTTGCAGACAGTAATCGCGCAGGGTGGCGTTGGGCACACCGGCGTGGCTGTGCCAGCGTGCGAGCTTTTGCATCAGCGCGGGGCTATCGGGCCAATAAATCGCGGTCGGGGTGCGTAGTAATGTGCCGAGCATAAACGCCGGGCGATTCCAGAACATCTCATTTGCTTGCTGGAAATAGAAGATAGTTTCCAACTGTGCGGGCAGGTTCAGGTGCGATAGCAGGGAAAAATCGAACAGATCTTCATAGCCGAGCGAGTCGAGGAAGTGGCGGATAGGGTCGACGCCATCGCCAGATAACTCTCCCTGCCGCTGCTGCCAACGCAGCCGCTCGGCCAGCGTTTGTACACAGTGGGTTGAGAGACAAGACTCGCGCATTAGTCGCTGAAGCAGCGGCCAGCGAATGCGATCGATCACCTCGAAAGCCTGCTGATTCAGCAGCTGAATGTAGCGTTCCCAGCACAGCGGAACGAAGCGTTCGGCTGGGTTGCTTAGCAGCCGCTCAAACGCGGCTACCAGCTCGTCTGCCTGGGGATCGGCATTCTCGGTTGCCGATGAGGCGTCGTGTGATTCTGTCGCGGTCTGTTCTTCATCACCCGACGGTACGGGATTTTTCGCCAGCTTGCAGGCGGTATCGTACGCTTCACGCAGCTGTTTAAAGCCCTCGGGGTCGGTTTCCGGATGAAACTGCGGTACTTTCTGACGATAAGCCTGACGGATAACATCCAGATCCTGAGTCGGCTCAATGCCTAGTCGCTGCCAGCATTGTGTGTCCATTATATTTCCGCTTCTGGTAAGGACTCGGGCTTATCCATTTCTATCGGATCAACATCCCAGTCGAGGTCATGAATCGGGCAGTCTGGGTGGGTATAGAGCGTGCCGATCTGGTCAATGTAGTCAGGAATCTGGCTACAGTTGCTGAAAATGTAGCGCTGGCATTCTGGATCTTCCTCATCCGAGCCGAGCCAGTAGGTGCGGCCGATCAGGAATGCGGCGTAATAATTTTCCCAACTGCGGTAATAGTAACGCGCCCTGTCAGCCAGCCGGGTGTGAATCCACAGGTTCTCTTTTTCGCTAATCCAGCCGTTGAGTAACCCGATGCGACTCAGGAAACTCATGCGCCCCAAATCCCAGGCGCGGATCCCGCCTTCACCGCATAATGCTGCCGTTTCGGCTACCAGTGCGAGCTTATTCTGTGCTTCTTCCGATTGATTGGCACAATGTTGCTGCCATTCGGATGCTGTCAGGTGGTGCCAAAGGTGATAGTCATACGCCAGACGCTCGGCGTGGCCGCCGTCTGTCATATCGTTAATCATTGCGATCAGGCCTTCGCGGGAGGTGATGCCCCAACTGTTGCTCAGACTGACGGGTTCACCGGGCTCATAGAAGGTCGGCTCGCAGAAGCGGGCACCGTACTTGATGTTGAGTGCGACCATCGGGGCGGAAAGCGCCATCAGCCAGCGCTGATATTCAGGTTCCATCAGAATAACGTCCAATTCCATCATGGTTAGCGTGCGATCGTACTTTATGTGCCTGAATATCGGTAGCTTTCAATCGAATGAAAAACGGCCATCTTTCACAATTTACTGATTTAAGACGATAAAAATGGCTGGTTTGCGGGGCGGTTCGCAGGGGGAAGCGTTTGGTGGGATATTTTCCGCCGCAGACGGTTATACTGTCAGCTAATCGACGTTATTTATGAAAACTTCACCGGAAAGCAAGCATGCTAAGTTACCGCCACAGTTTCCATGCCGGCAATCACGCCGACGTGCTGAAACACACCGTTCAGAGCCTGATCATCACTGCCCTGAAAGAGAAAGAAAAACCTTTCCTGTATCTGGATACCCATGCGGGTGCTGGCCGCTATCAGCTCAGCGGCGAACATGCCGAGCGTACAGGCGAATATCTGGATGGTATTGCGAA from Pectobacterium actinidiae includes:
- a CDS encoding TonB family protein, with the protein product MAAQTLKYNTAQPATTVRWGSGWLLAVALHAGLIVWISYHALDSSIEAPPPAMMLMVADSVQSTSSPQDAPVGPQQTLSTPQESAAQPEKMTPEVPLLAPAPKPVIATAQKEKPQPQKKVQKKMEKPVQETTPQEQVAPSEKPPAPVTSAPLPGSSQQVAAPYNSDAAQMRKGVADWSSQLLAHLSRYKRYPAQAVRQRLQGVTQIRVTLDRSGNVLAVSLASSSGVVPLDKESVALPQRAQPLPAPPAEVIGDNAQLSITIPISFDLREVRR
- a CDS encoding DUF1266 domain-containing protein — its product is MMELDVILMEPEYQRWLMALSAPMVALNIKYGARFCEPTFYEPGEPVSLSNSWGITSREGLIAMINDMTDGGHAERLAYDYHLWHHLTASEWQQHCANQSEEAQNKLALVAETAALCGEGGIRAWDLGRMSFLSRIGLLNGWISEKENLWIHTRLADRARYYYRSWENYYAAFLIGRTYWLGSDEEDPECQRYIFSNCSQIPDYIDQIGTLYTHPDCPIHDLDWDVDPIEMDKPESLPEAEI
- a CDS encoding sigma-70 family RNA polymerase sigma factor, whose protein sequence is MVRKATASVNDFAQQLYFDHHRWLCTWLRHKLDCAQHAEDLAQDTFLSVLMNPELLTIRQPRPFLATVARRLVANHYRRKKIEDAYLDVLSTQPDACMPSPETRLLTLEILEQLDAALDGLPAPVREAFLLAHLHGMRYSDIAERLRVSSSSVKQYLQRANLQCFFALPL
- a CDS encoding TonB-dependent receptor — translated: MAINNHNGGCTGQKPALTVARAVHLALSGMLILSAGVASSALAAETAAATTAPTITFSIPAGSLGTTLQAIASRANVILTFSPDQTQNKTSGSVQGTYRVQEAFAVALAGTGLSAVPTATGYRLESALAAEGSDGSLMIPTLSVVGGTSDSAAAGRSVLRQADVDRVQADNIASLLDKLPGVSMAGSPRPGGQSLNIWGMGDMEDVKVVLDGAPKGFEKYRQGSVFIEPELIKRIDVDKGPHDIRSGNGGFGGTIHVDTKDASDLLLPGENFGGMVKYSYHTNDRQNIYSGALYGRTEDGMADGLLYMSKRDGDNIKRPDGSRFVYSTSDMASYLLKTNIYLTDAQTLTFSAMRSESDGWQPFAAKRDDMATPTQSEIDRYGWEEAWRRKLVYRDQVDKNYSLKWNIAPEDKPWLNLTASFATSRTEQHDRRPDSASQGSYLGTLGNESWVSYKDQLAEVSNESQFTTGPLDHKLLVGMRWHQHKRDTLIYYPSGKNNAEYNYGYFQPYYMPAGEQETRSLYVQDAVTLGSVTITPGVRYDHVTNTGKPNAAPRYNSSIPAAGHDYSSVTYTGWSPRIGALWKATDNLSLFADASRTWRAPVVDEQYEVQSAASSVPGTSRNLEVESIKAFRLGAILDFNNLMLEEDSLQIRTTLFRNRGKNEIFYRRGILCEAQTQSGTSSSCGQPLSNYRNLPGYTIEGVEIESFYDSRWLFGSLSFSSIRGERDASPRNPWGNKTWIAEIPPTTAHATLGTKIPSLDMAVGWTGDFVRKQDRSPADGDPQADIWSLPKSKGYVLHGLFASWQPQTIKGFEARVTVDNLLNTDYYPYLGESVSGVGRNVKISVLQRF
- a CDS encoding DUF2623 domain-containing protein, with protein sequence MGNHFERGVLAGLRSANPKSTNDINPYCYDYRRGYICGYAHNLAETKGDRQQAAFEAGLLSRRYGLERERVAEFFTEQGNPYAIRFFYAGYDAHTPRE
- a CDS encoding FecR domain-containing protein; the encoded protein is MNDRTFYRDRQGQPIQPDSAREAVAWLTQLMSDSVTEQDRREWQRWREASPDNEQAWLHIESVCANLGQLNARAAHQSLSTLNGMQRRSVLKALAALCLTGGAGVAGSRTDLWQSLTADYQTQVGEQRHAVLDDGTTLLLNTQTALNVAYGDDLRQIALIRGEVMIETGQAEKTALYPRPFIVTTAQGTVQALGTRFSLRAQDDHTQVAVYDGAVRLHPQQNGQDVQVVKSGQTATFTTQGCGQIETAKAEPAWVKGQLLADNQRLVDFVDELSRYRSGVIRCQPQVENLRFSGVFPLSDTDNILAALAEALPVQVRYFSRYWVQIAAR
- a CDS encoding J domain-containing protein; this translates as MDTQCWQRLGIEPTQDLDVIRQAYRQKVPQFHPETDPEGFKQLREAYDTACKLAKNPVPSGDEEQTATESHDASSATENADPQADELVAAFERLLSNPAERFVPLCWERYIQLLNQQAFEVIDRIRWPLLQRLMRESCLSTHCVQTLAERLRWQQRQGELSGDGVDPIRHFLDSLGYEDLFDFSLLSHLNLPAQLETIFYFQQANEMFWNRPAFMLGTLLRTPTAIYWPDSPALMQKLARWHSHAGVPNATLRDYCLQQLDAAPNDAEWFELSASLCSLTGESEQAFTLWLTLYQQTHHAQAEQWLIDWCKQHQPDALPLLIQSFNTTPAPDLTGLTLDDPRQRFFISQHNTQMLIRWGEALKLPLSPMPKSYALWKLGKQDRQSIYQHLLQHSGDAIQDRLYWHASMLTVGNERLLQDILAQPLPDEPLYALILQGLQFQATQRLAWLDTAGAIHAFTEWLYSPSEDALPSAFTNQKSFAWLQAQTWLRQWRPLSLNQLNKLYSSGIHTEEIDPINDCLVELSARYQCDASLVPQGGDKPHDLSAKEELRQAMLIALMMTDPASCLGLPRQSVLPELALTHPAHSLSRLFRKAECRDGDTITPLKKQLDLTDPLHYHCWMNFPVSIEEYLSSGETYSEFAASHFYLNDEHWQTALAESPIIYQIFFHAFYALVGEEEQAGKHLEQLAAIPVELEQEEAIRTALIEGSDQLEKQLKQLSDDKRVTLIGKLIQSCAQNDTFLFDNSDQSFLAEHVSYPHEDAMLRVVAKVLLQCADRRERQFKAPQAKKSYWWQFWRTKARIGRVGFLMQGGVGSYFLYRASDWIGSPPAYIEGLLLVLMVLNLLIAARRRYNDIGSSTPWAMSVFSILIPIFLLLPLLAPSLNRWNQFGPPPASKKASAATPST